From the genome of Scytonema hofmannii PCC 7110, one region includes:
- the arsB gene encoding ACR3 family arsenite efflux transporter: MGIHNPQASTTQVKAGSNLSFFEKYLTVWVFLCIIAGIALGRLFPGVAVALDSMSIYQVSIPIAVCLFFMMYPIMVKIDFSQATNAIRAPKPVVLTLVVNWLIKPFTMVVFAQFFLGWLFRPLISGSEIVRGTEVALSNSYIAGTILLGIAPCTAMVLMWGYLSYGNQGHTLVMVAVNSLAMLFLYAPLGRWLLAANDLAVPWQTIFLSVLIYVGLPLVAGMYSRYWILKNKGREWFERRFLKYLTPISIAALLITLVLLFAFKGELIVNNPSHILLIAVPLFIQTNFIFLMSYVAALKLNLFYEDAAPAALIGASNHFEVAIATAVMLFGLNSGAALATVVGVLIEVPVMLMLVEFCKRTAAWFPREPEKATLRDPRCLTVTRFNSNQ; the protein is encoded by the coding sequence ATGGGTATACACAATCCACAAGCCAGTACAACCCAAGTAAAAGCTGGGAGCAATCTCAGTTTTTTTGAAAAGTACCTTACCGTTTGGGTCTTTTTATGCATTATTGCGGGAATTGCACTGGGAAGATTGTTTCCTGGGGTAGCAGTGGCTCTCGATAGCATGAGCATTTACCAGGTATCTATCCCAATTGCTGTTTGTTTGTTCTTCATGATGTATCCCATCATGGTGAAGATTGACTTTTCTCAAGCGACGAATGCCATTCGTGCTCCAAAACCGGTTGTTCTCACCTTGGTAGTGAACTGGTTAATCAAACCATTCACAATGGTGGTTTTCGCACAGTTTTTCTTAGGATGGTTGTTCCGTCCTTTGATAAGTGGATCTGAAATCGTTCGCGGCACTGAAGTTGCACTTTCTAATTCCTACATTGCGGGTACAATTTTACTTGGAATAGCTCCTTGTACGGCAATGGTATTAATGTGGGGGTATCTTTCCTATGGCAACCAAGGGCATACTTTGGTCATGGTGGCAGTGAATTCTTTAGCAATGCTGTTTTTGTATGCACCCTTAGGTAGATGGTTATTAGCAGCAAATGATTTAGCAGTACCGTGGCAAACAATATTTTTGTCAGTACTCATTTATGTAGGTTTGCCGTTAGTTGCTGGAATGTACAGCCGTTACTGGATCTTAAAGAATAAAGGTAGAGAGTGGTTTGAACGGAGATTTTTGAAGTATCTCACTCCTATTTCGATCGCTGCCTTGTTAATTACATTGGTACTGCTATTTGCTTTTAAAGGAGAACTGATTGTCAATAATCCTTCGCATATCTTGTTAATAGCCGTACCGCTCTTTATTCAAACTAATTTCATTTTCTTGATGAGTTATGTAGCCGCGTTAAAGCTTAATCTCTTTTATGAAGATGCTGCACCAGCAGCCTTGATAGGAGCTAGCAATCATTTTGAAGTTGCTATAGCTACGGCAGTGATGTTATTTGGTTTAAATTCTGGTGCAGCGTTAGCTACGGTCGTTGGTGTTTTGATTGAAGTGCCAGTGATGTTGATGTTGGTTGAGTTTTGCAAACGTACAGCAGCTTGGTTTCCACGGGAACCTGAAAAGGCAACTTTACGAGACCCCCGTTGTTTAACAGTGACCAGGTTTAACAGTAACCAGTGA
- a CDS encoding dual specificity protein phosphatase family protein, producing the protein MEQQLIEPISENLWWVIPNKLAGVRKPMAQELPELQASGVGAIVSVMDDPSNLDVYQQANIPHLWVPIKGGTAPNEEQLQELQNFIDTQNNLSNAVAVHCTSGRRRTGTILAAYLICTGASYDDAIQTIHSANPEVELREAQTTFLRELAGE; encoded by the coding sequence ATGGAGCAGCAACTCATCGAACCCATTTCAGAAAACCTGTGGTGGGTGATTCCTAACAAACTTGCGGGTGTTCGTAAGCCAATGGCACAGGAACTGCCTGAACTGCAAGCGTCTGGAGTTGGAGCGATTGTCTCTGTAATGGATGACCCCTCCAACCTGGATGTGTATCAGCAGGCAAACATTCCTCATCTCTGGGTACCGATTAAAGGAGGTACTGCCCCTAACGAGGAACAGCTTCAGGAATTACAGAATTTTATTGATACTCAAAATAACCTTAGCAATGCAGTTGCCGTTCATTGCACAAGTGGAAGACGGAGGACGGGAACAATCCTAGCTGCTTACCTGATTTGTACGGGCGCATCTTATGACGATGCCATCCAAACAATTCACAGTGCAAACCCTGAAGTCGAACTGCGAGAAGCTCAAACCACTTTTTTGCGAGAGTTGGCAGGAGAATAA
- the arsC gene encoding arsenate reductase, glutathione/glutaredoxin type — translation MKRVMFVCKKNSARSQMAEGFAKTLGKGKIDVTSSGLEASQVRPEAISAMQEVGIDITDQYSKPLSDFNAEDFDAVISLCGCGVNLPSEWVVREVFEDWQLDDPAEQPEIFPQVRDEIKDRVVQLIASLN, via the coding sequence ATGAAACGTGTCATGTTTGTCTGCAAGAAGAATTCTGCCCGTTCTCAAATGGCGGAAGGCTTTGCCAAAACTCTTGGCAAGGGAAAGATTGATGTAACTAGCTCTGGGTTAGAAGCAAGCCAAGTCAGACCAGAGGCGATCTCTGCCATGCAAGAAGTTGGTATTGACATCACTGACCAATATTCCAAACCTCTGAGTGACTTTAACGCCGAAGATTTTGATGCAGTGATTTCACTGTGTGGCTGTGGCGTGAATTTGCCATCGGAGTGGGTAGTGAGGGAAGTATTTGAAGACTGGCAGTTGGATGACCCAGCAGAACAACCTGAAATTTTTCCCCAGGTGCGTGATGAAATTAAAGACCGGGTTGTGCAACTGATTGCGTCTCTCAATTAA